AcagcaaaaattatttttattgtcgacaacaatttatgtctaaacatattAATGGATGATGAAAacactttttctttatttatttttataagtgatatgagcgatcattttaagaaaatttttttcGACTCACTCCTTTTTCGAGAAGCAAACAAAGCTTAAAAGTTAGTTATTTCTTCGTTTATAAATTGAACAAGTTTCATAAAGCAAACTCTTCTGAAAAACCTAGGAATAAAGTAATGTAATTGAAATCTCCCAATCAATAATCCAATGAttcatataataaaataaaataagatcgGACGAATAGATTAACAATGCTTATCGAAGCATAATGGCTTGACATTTATATGAACGAATTCACGAACATGATTGATATGCATCTCTCAGTTGCATGTGCTTCATGCATCTTCATATGATTATAAATTCGAATATATTTGTACCAAAATATATCTCTCACTAAAAGATTTAGACAAGAGAGATAATTAAGCAGCGTGATCGAAAAGAGAGACTTGGGCTAAGTTTTCTAGTTGAAGTAAAAAAGGTTATATACTTTTAAGCTATGTGTGCTTGGCGGAAAACAAATgatctagaaaaaaaattgtgaaaaatgatcgcttgaaataatcaaatcaatacaaaatttttttactatggagagcaatttatgtctaaacaattTCGCAGgttatgaaattaattttcattcatCGATTTTTGtgagcgatacaagcgatcgtttctaggaaaattatttctcaaaccatttctttttcacgaaataattgGAGTCTTTACAACGCAGGGTTAACatattgcacttgtgccaacATTGCACACAGTAGCTACTTGCTGATATTATTAAATTTGCGATATTAACAGCGATAAAATTTTCAGATACATTAATTGCACTTATAAAATCATGACGGGatgaaaaaatgggaaattccaaataaaagagTCTTTTGTCCATTAGAGCTGGAGCCGAAAAGTCTTTTAGACTACACTTAAATACACAACCATAATTACCAGGTATCCAAATCATCTCATAATTAAATAAGGCGATATGTTCACAATAAATGAACTTGTGTTGGTATATAACATAACAAGTCCTTTGAAAATCAGTACAAATAACCTGTCTTCATAGGAAAACTTGGCGAAAATCTCCCATCTTCATCATAAGAAAATGAATCGTGCATTTTGgatctcttctctcttcttaatCCTTTTCCTCATCTTCTACCGTGTCCAATCCGCAAAGGACATCATCCAGGACACCTGCAAGAAGCTTGCAGACAGCGGCCCGAGCTATAATTTCGGCTTCTGCGTGAATTCTCTTGGTTTGGACTCGGAGAGCCACAGAGCGGATCTCGAGGGACTAGGGCTGATCGGGCTCAGGCTGTTACAAGCCAACCTGACGGGCACAACCAAGCACATTAAGCATCTACTGAAGCAAAAATCGGAGAAGCGCCTACTCAAAGCTCTCTCGCTATGCTTGGATGCTTACTCGTCAAGTGAGGGCATAGACATGACCCCGACTTAAAAGGAGAAGCATTACTTAGATTAGAACATTCGGCTAAACCGTTTATTGACTAACGAAGATATATGCAACACTCAAGGATCGGAGTAGAAAGGCGTCGTTCCACCTTTGACAAAGGGTAATGCTGACATTTTTCAATTGTATATCATCGTATCTGGTATTATAGCTATTTTAAGTGGGAGAGAACAAGGGATGGGCTGAAGACTGAATTAGCTAATAAATTAATGCATGGTCATTGAATATCCATGAGTTCGCCGagtcttcctttttcatccaaTACTCTCTCTTTAGCAAATGCCCATGAGTTCTCCaagtcttcctttttcatccaatactctctctttcttgctaATGGAATGTCCTTCCACTCCGTCTCTCGACAAATCTTAAATACCACATATAGTCTTGGGCCTCTCTTATTTTAAAAGTTagctaaaaaaatgaagcttttcctcacacttataaactaaCCACTAGCCCCTTCCACAATCAATGTGAGATAAACtttaacaatctccccctcacacatTGGACCCTAGGTTGGAGGTAGTGACATCTCTCCTGTGTGATTGTTAGGTTCGGACTTGTTGGTAATCTAGGCTCTAATACTAGTATTGGGTGGTCTTGAGCCTCTCGAATcctaaaagctagctcaaagaaTATGGctttccctcatacttataaaccgGCCACCTGCTTCTTTCATAACTAATGTGAAATAAACCCCAATAATCTGCCTCTCACACAATGAGCCCTAGATTGAAGGCAGCGACTACCCTATCTCTCCCATGTGACTGTTGGACCTAGATTTGTTGGTAACCTAGACTCTGATACCAATATTGAGTGGTCTTAagcctctctcatcccaaaagctagtTCAAAGAATGAGACttttcctcacacttataaaccgaccactagCGTCTTCCACAATTAATATTGGATAACACCAACGTAGCAAGGTACGGGGTAGATTATCCACTTTGAATCCTATGGCTTAAGTTATTTTTCAAGTagacttcatttgtttcatgaaaaataaatgattttgaaaatattctccTAAAAATGACCTTGTGtatttcttgaaataattagttaatgaaaaacattttcattatcaataacaatacatgcctaaatattttcgtgaatgatggagatatttttcattttcttaattatATAAGTGATATAAACGATCACtttcgggaaaatatttttcacataattgattttttgcaaaataaactgGCCAttagtaataaaagaaaaaaaaatagatagaaagAAGTTAAATTCCTATGTGATAATCAAAGCATAGAAGTTGCAATCCTAGGTTTGTCTGTTGTAAGTGTCAATCTCCTTCTATCTTCTAGTAAGTGGATGGCTTGGTTATATTTGATTCGACGAATATAGTCCTTCGCTTCCCACTTTAACCACTGTTACAGTTAGATACACAAATTCTGCATCTTGTTAATCTACCAGAAGCAATATAGGGTGATCGTGTTCAAGAGTCTTGAAACTGTAATTAACTAGTTAATCTTCAATTTTCAAGGCGATAATTGTACATATAACAGGAGGAAAAGCCCGGGCCTTTATGTTATTTCTTTGTTTAGAAATTGAACAAGTTCCAAAAATCGAACCCTTTCGAGAAACCCATGAATAAATTAATGTAATTTAGATCTCCCAAGCATTAAGAATGACTCATGTACTACAATAAGATCAGACGAAAAGATTAATAATGCTTACCAATCGAAGCACAATTGCATCGAATTCGAGAATATGATTGATATGTATCTctcaattgcatgtacatcatGCATCTTTATATGATTATCTATTCTTATATATTTATGCTGAATTATATGTCTCATTAAATGATTTACACAAGAGATAATTAAACAACTTGACCATAAAGAAAAAGAGCTGCGCTAAGTTTTCTAATTAAAGTAATCAAGCTTAGATAACTTTCAGTACAACTCATAATACACAACTGGATGACGAAGAACCAGATCATGATTTCCCAAGATGTTACACGGAACAAATAACGACATTCTAGTGATAGGATGAGTTGCACATTGATCAGAAGAATTGTTGTAATCGGTCacatttcaaaatgaaaaaatcgaCTAAATTGAGCTCACGATTTAATTTCATGTTTACTTACATGATGAGCCTCAAAGTCATTTTATATGCTTGATTAACCTATTTCGTGTTTCTTAAGATTTTGCATATATGAGCATCCTTTAGAGTAAAACATGGGGGAAAAGATTTCGTCCCTATAAGGGGCTGCTTTCGGATTGTTTGATTTCTTTACCTTTACAGTTGTAAATCTATCTTTGAAATTTCTACTACTGGCCACAAAAGAATACACAAACAAACGGGCTGGTCCGACCGGGCTTAGACCGGCCCTAACTTATCGAACCTTATGTCTCTAGGCCTGAATAGCCTGACCTAAAAGAGATGGTTCAGGCTGAACAGAATTGGACTGGGTTGAACTCCGGTCAGTCTGTGCCAAGCACAAAAttgctcttattttctttttcaactttttcatgACACTTTTAGTTCAAAAAACAATTTAGACATACACGAAATTActttaaatattttgagaacCACTCCATGCTCAATGAATCTgaccttttattgaatttcaaATCTGACTTTTAGGATTGACATAGAGAAAATTATATGGCGGGCAGAGCAACTCTATAGATTTCCTTATCTGCATACCTTTCACGAGtagataataaaaatcaaattgatacGCCAATGCGCTTAAGAATTACAATGCTTCTCAACTCAAACCGGAATAATACGGAATGCCCGTGCCATTAAGCCAATCATTTCCTTGGATAAAAGACTCTACTGTGAACTGACTGGCCTCTGTAGCATTGGTAATGACTCTATAACCCGGCCATGTCACTCGGGCACTCGTGTTCGAACCCGGCCCCTGGTTCTTGTATTCTCCGTAGTACAATGTGCTCAGCGCGAATGTGCCGTTCCACTCCAACCACCCGGCGGGGTCGACCAAGTCTCCGATGTATGACAGCATGTAGACCGTCCTGGAGTACTCCTGCCACGGGCGGCCCAGGTAGGTTTGGAACGAGGATTGCACAGGGATCAGGTCCGCCGCAGCCGCAACCTTGCAGTTGAGGATCGATATCCCCGTGTTCTGGTTGGGGTCCTCCCTCCCCTGTGCCGTGAATACGTTCTTCTGGTTCTCGTTCGGCTTGCGCGCGTACAAGTTGCAATTCTGGAACACCACGGCCGCGTTCCCGAAGATGAAGTCAATCGTGCCATAGACGTCGCACTCGCGGTAGAACTGGCGGAGGGAGTGGACGTAGAGCGTGTCCTGGTAGCCGACGAAGCTGCAGTTGTAGAAGGCGGAGAGGTCGGAGCCGCTGCGGAAGGCCACGGCCTGGTGCTTGCTCGGACCCGCGTAGTTCTCGAAGGATATGCCCTTCGCTATGAATCCACTCCCGACCGCAGCTGaggaatagaaaaaggaaaaagaaacgaggTTCAAAAGTTAAGATGATTTTGAGATGACATGCATGATTTATTTATCTCAGTTTCATAATCTAGACTCCTAAATGACATAGCAATAAGCAACCGGAAAAGGCTTGCTAGACGTGAAATCCTAGATGTGACTTTTCTTGTAATTCTGAATCgagaaaatgatacaaatgatccttaaactttagctcaatatgcaatatggtccctaaatttttaatttattcaatataattcccaaaattttgttcattatacaatgtcgtccatgaacttttagtcTGCTCAATGTATCGCCttgacttttgatacatatttaatttagtccccagattatataaaaatgttcaatgttatcctttcattaattcaagttcggggacaagATTAAACACAAGCTAAACATTTGGAGATcaaattaaacaaatcaaaagttcagagacAATATTGTAcgttaaaataaaattcatgaaccaaattaaacaaattaaaagcccCAGAGATAATCTATATCATTTTCCCTCTCGAATTAGATCCTCAAGCAGTGGATAAATAAATCGTTAACTACAAAAGGCAGTGAAAACTCATGGTCAGCAAATCTATAAACATGCACTTAATTTAGACTTCGAATCCCTGAATCTAGGCTCACTGCCGAGGGGCAAAAGCGTAGGATCTAGTCAGAAACCTTGTCCCTGAATTTGCACAAGCTTGTTTAATTCATAAGCTTTGTCGAGCTCGCAGGAATTTTCACAAGCTTATCTTGCCTTATCTGTTtgatttttgtggaaaaaaaaaagaaaagaaaaggaaaaggatttACCTATATCAACAATCAAAGACCCGGACCGCACCCATGTGCAATTTAAGATTCCATCAGCTTCGCTTGGACCAGTTACAGATGAGGACACCAAATCATCCGTGCAACACACTCCGCCTTGATTTCCTTATTCTATCGAGGATCCACATATAATTTTTCGGACTTATTATAATGAAATCCGTGCTTTTATTTACCCGTAAAACTAATTGGTAATttaacttatggttcatgtctatatttgaaaaaatcgaaACTATCCATATCACAAGAAGATTTAAGTTCTTAAAAATCCGAACACCGAATGATGCATGTACGAAACAAAATATGAACGTTGGTGATGTCCCATGCTTGTATCCCGTTAAGTTTCCTCTGGCCAGAGACGGACAAAAACATGGCCCGGGACAACATTGTTCAATCACGGTCTCGGACTCTCCTTGTCGAGTTGTTGTCAAACATGGAGAGATGAGTGAGACCCCTCCTTGCCCAACGAGCACAACATGTGCAAACATGAAAATAGAAGTCAATTTTGGGTTCTTTCTTATTAGGCCGCTACTACGTGATTTAAAAACGGAGATTCCATATCTTTGTTGGTATTGATGCTTACTTGCTTCGCATTATATGCTCCAAGTGAGCATTTCCATAATTCTTCAAATCTTCTTACCCGACACCCTGACCCCAAAAACGCCGGTGGACTCGGCCACCCCCACATCGATCCCCGTGCCACCGATGCTAATCAGCTCTTTGATAATTATCACTttgtaattacatttttttttgtctatgacCAAATTCTCATTATATGTTTCTTTGACTGCAATTTATTCCAATATGATGTTAGAAAAGCCCAATTCAACCTCTTGCATAACATACTAAatgccaagtttttttttttttaccggagGTTCGTAATTTACTTCACCTAAGCGCAAACAAACTGTACCAATGTCCTTAGCCCGCGAGAGAACTTAAGATACTCACGTGAACATGTGCTGCCCTACAGGCCTACCAAAACGAGGCAGTAATAAGACAAAGTTGAGCCCCGTGATTGGACCCCGCCGACACGGGCACCACTGGTCACGGCTGTACTTCTAATCTAAGATAGGAAAAATGAAGTTTGGCCCATTATGCATTATAATTcatcaactttttatttttttttaatgtgattccaatatataatgtggtccataaacttttaaattattcaatgtgatcacttgattttttatatatgttcaattcaatccttaaattatacgaaaatgttcaatattatcactGAACTTGAATCAGTGGAAAAAcaacatttaacattttcattttgcacGTGATCTTTATGTCCTGTGCTCAAGAGATTCAGAGCAAGGGTGAACCAAGTGAAGATTCATTCGACGATTTCGAAAGGGAAAATCTCTCTTGTATGCATGAAGGGGGACGTCGAAATTGAACTCACCAACGGTGGCAGATCGGAAAGTGGTCCAGCCGTCGACGACGTTCCGGTTGCCCTTGATCCACGTCTGTCCGATGCCGTCCCCCAAGAACATGATCATCGGTTTCTTACTATCCACCTCCACGTTCTCGAAGTAGGCCCCTGCTTTTATGTATATCACAAACCTGACAGTGTTTTCCAATCAAAACCCACAAAGGAACTTCATTTAACTAATTGATAACAGCTAATGGAGAATTATAATATGTTCCTTCATACTTCCTAATCAGATAATAGAAAACAGTTAATAGGGTAATGCTAAATTTCCATAATTGGCATCCTAAACGATAGGTCAGGTAAAGTATTTAGATAAGTAAGGGAACGTTCGATGACCTAAGGTATAGTATGCCGGATTAATTTACTTGTGCTATTTTGTAGATCTTGGTACGTCCTATTGCTGTACGAAAGAAACAATTGAGCTACTGCATTGACTCCATAGTGTCAGCAGAAGCCCAACCTGGTGGTGCTGGCATTGGGAGCGGCCGCCACCGCCGCGCTGACGGTGGTGAAGTTTCCCGTCCCATCCTGCGCCACAGTGACATTGTAGTTTGTCGCGCTCACCGAAGCCTGCAGCAACCTCCTATCCATGGGCGACAGCCATGCCGGAAACCCGTCCCTCATCCTGCTGTACTCGGGAAAGGCCTCCTCCGCCAGCGAGCCGGACGGCCTTCCCTTCACGCCGGGCAGCTTCTTGAGCAGAGCCAGCGAGTTGCTGGCGTGGCGGGATATTTTGACGAGGCTCCTCTCGATGGCGCCCCGCACGTTCTGCTTGCTGTACGCGAAGCCGTCGAGGCACGTGTATTGGTTCGTCATGGCGCCGCTCAGGAGAGTCTGGAGGTCGTGGAAGTGGGCCGCCGGGGCGGTGGAGCCGTTCTTGCTGGAGAGGTCGGAGATGGCCTTCCTGAGCTGGTCGATGGTGTCGGCCAGGAGCTCGAGGCAGTCGTCAAGGGCGCAGCGCTCGAGGGGGCCGAGCTTGGTGGCGAGGCGCCGCTCGAGGCTGGAGCAGTTGGAGGAGACGGACTGGGCCTGGTCGGCGGTGAGGTTGACGATGGAGGAGATGACCTCCGGGATGGATTTGGAGGCGAGGTCGGGGAAGGAGGCGAGGGTGGAGACGCAGAGGTCCGGGTAGAGAGTGCCTTGGCAGGTGGAGTGAGCGGCTTGGAGGTGGCGGCGGACGTGGAAATGCGGGGTAGTCTGTGGGCTCCTgctggtggcggcggcggcggtggtgaggAGATTGAGGGGGAGGAAGAgggggaggaagaggaggaggagggaagcGGGTAGCAGAGTTGGGAGGAGGCGTGTCCGGAGACCGTCCATGGTTGGGACTGTTAATGGTTTGAAAATGGCGACGAAAGAGGAAACGGCTTTATAAATGGAGGAGATTCGATAGTCAAGACCCGTCTCGCTTCCTGAGCCGAAAGGCTCATGCGCATTGGTAAAATTCAAAGGCAGTAAGTGAAGTCCACGAGAATTTACGGCAGTGCAGTGTTTCTTGTCTTCTTATTGGGAAGACCAATCCAGCAATGTATCTTGATGAATCTGTTGTTTTTGGCATGCCAGTAGTCACTAGTAATTTTCTCACAGGACGCTAGCCGACCATGCCACCGACAGGTCAGTAACACTTTTTCCACCCTTTTCCACTCTTTTTCGGCCGTCGTCTTCCTTCTCCCCTATCTCTTTTTGGACTGTTGTGTTTCGACGGGGTCTTTATTGAATACGACCTCGGCTCGTTCCGTCTCATTTTGGTCATGAATTCACGATGGTCCCATGCAGCATCAATGCTCCGGTGTTTGCGCGTGTGGAATCGTGCCATGTCTCTGGACCGTGACGGAGGTACGAAGACGGGCTGCCGATTCCCGATCGTGGGTCGCGACCGCCTGGTTGCGGACATTGCCGATGTTGCAAGGTTTCACTTAGGATATTCTACGGACCTTGTCCACAGGACACGTGTAGTGATGACAACAGCCCAATGAATGAGGCTAGGGGCGTTCTTTGTTGTGGGTTGATGGATCCGTCGTCGTCCAAGGGTCCTTCCAACCGGCGTTGGAAAAGGCCCTGTATCGTCGTTATGGAGGTCGAGCAAAGGCCCGTTCCCTCCAGATTGAACGCTCGAGAAGTATCGATGCACGAACAGGACATGTTGCGATTTGAACCGTGCTCGCCACATTGGTAAAAGCTCTTCTTCAATATTCAAAGTGCTAGACGATAAAACATATTTATCGGGGTCGCCCCCAATTTGAAATGGGTGTCATAAAATGCATGGACAAAGAAATCAATCGTTAGCCAACGTTTCGAGGCTTCCAAATCTTATCCCAATTTCTTACTACCTCAATATCTTGCTTTCGTTGATGAGCATCGTTCTACCCCGTTTTGCTCGATTCTTGAGCATCCCTTGGACAATCGCTCTACTCTCATCCGTCCTCATATCGTTTGCGACTTCGACCATGTTGGCCCAGGTGTTTTGCCATCACTTCGTCGCACCTCCTACAATCTCTCCCAAACTCCCGTCATAAGACCAATCCAGGTGTTTTCACCTTTATAGCTTATATACTCATAGATATTTGAGTCATGAAAATTCGATCCACTTGTCCCAACCGATCCATAAAAATCtctcaaattcaaaattcaaccACGCAACAAAATTTATACAACTCTCTTAGGCTCTGTTCGTGTCCCCGAAAGTGagatgtttttggaaaatatttttcaaaatatgacaaTATTTTATGGTAAGCTGAAAATAAACTGGACaatattttcttccaaaattgaatttgattttcttctgtacactccttttaattatttttattttatttactcttattttttatatatttttttccttttcccttcttcttcggctaGTCGATGGCCACGGTAACTCAATCGAGGCAAGCCTCACCGGCATGtggccgaagaagaagggaacaaataaaatagaaaaaagaaaagaaaagaggaaaaataaaagaaaagaggaaaaataaaatcaaaacaaaaataaaataattttttttggaaaaataaataaaatgaaacaagaaaaagaaaatataaaattattaaaaagaaattgaatgtGAATGAGGAGCAAACAAAGATgagtgaaaatgttttccccttctcaaaaagaggaaatcattttcttcacttttgaaagttttttttttcgtaggTGGAAAAGAGTTTCCttgatctatttattttttgtgaactgAACatcgaaaaattcgaaaaatatttttctggaagTTATTTCTCATAGAACGAACGGAGTTGATCTTGCACGTTATTTGTACAAACATCTCCAACACGACGATCATCATGTCTATGATATGCATCACGCCTCTAGAGCAAACAAAAATGCAGTAGTCATCACGATCGCCCTAGCCCCCACAACTATCGTAGCCATTGTTGCGATTCTGCAAGCTTTTTCATATGTAATTCGGCCTCTCCGGGCAAGAGTTGTCTTCGCCCGGGAAAATTCGGACTCGATATTCCACACCGTTGGAGCAAGTGTTGGCTGGGTTCACTCCTATGTGGAGGAAGCCCAATGAAGTGTAAGCCCATAGGCCTAAGCCCGTATGATGATACATATGGAGAAATAGGGTTTCTCACTATCTTATATATcgtagccacaaaaaaaattctcttttataAGATATAgaagcaagaaagaaagagagaataaaaTCTGGAAGAGAGTGCCATCCGATTTTCATCAAGCTTACATCAGAGGTCGATTTGTGGTCCGATTGCTCGCGACACATTGCTCTCGAATATAATCTGTTTGATTTTTAGGATCTTCTTTTATTAGGTTTTTCGTGGATAGAAATAAACTTGCGTTTTGGTGAGATTTATCATTGATCTCTCGCGAATTCACGTGTATTACCTAGAATGGTGTTTTTGATGTATTTGCTGCTATATACCTCTAGTATTAACTAGAGGAGAACATTGTCTACCCAATTCGTTGATAGCGAAGTCTTTGGGTGGACTCCGGTCCCGTGATTTTTTATCTCCTTATATAGGAGagattttccacgtaaaaattcCCTTGTGTTCGTGGGTGTTTAGTGTTTTTATATTCTGTCAGATATATAGCTTTATTATATCGTTTTCTATTAGGGTTGCACAAGAGAGGAGATTTCTTTATTCCGCTGCACTAATTCGGTATTATTCTGATTGTCGTTGATCTCCTAATAGCAAGTTTACAAAACGGTTGGCCACGAGGATAACCCCACCCCCCGCGGCCCTACTTTGTTTCCTCAATCTAGTTCTCTCTTTGAGCCAAGATTGTCGCTGATCTCCTAATAGCAAGTTTACAGAACGGTTGGCCATGAGGATAACGACAcaaaccccccctcccccccggtCGGCGCTACTTCGTTTCCCCAATCTAGTTCTCTCTGAGCCAAGATCTTCAAACCGAGATGACATAATGTTCGGGCTTTTGTCGCTCCATAACGCGTTTGACATACACTACTACCAAAGAGCCTCCTTCACCTCCCAATCTTGGTTGGCGAGATGGTTGTCCCAAAGCCGTAGACGTCGAGCTCCGTAAGAACAAGGATAACACGAACAGTTATTAGCAACACGAGTTTCACTCGCAAAACACGCATCTTGGCGCACCAGGCGCAAATTAGAGAATTACTCTCCATTTTATCAAGGGATAATGATACAAAgggttttctgaattttggcccgatatgcaatgtagtccttgaacttttaatttattcaaaatggt
This sequence is a window from Rhodamnia argentea isolate NSW1041297 chromosome 3, ASM2092103v1, whole genome shotgun sequence. Protein-coding genes within it:
- the LOC115732644 gene encoding putative invertase inhibitor, whose translation is MNRAFWISSLFLILFLIFYRVQSAKDIIQDTCKKLADSGPSYNFGFCVNSLGLDSESHRADLEGLGLIGLRLLQANLTGTTKHIKHLLKQKSEKRLLKALSLCLDAYSSSEGIDMTPT
- the LOC115754036 gene encoding pectinesterase-like; protein product: MDGLRTRLLPTLLPASLLLLFLPLFLPLNLLTTAAAATSRSPQTTPHFHVRRHLQAAHSTCQGTLYPDLCVSTLASFPDLASKSIPEVISSIVNLTADQAQSVSSNCSSLERRLATKLGPLERCALDDCLELLADTIDQLRKAISDLSSKNGSTAPAAHFHDLQTLLSGAMTNQYTCLDGFAYSKQNVRGAIERSLVKISRHASNSLALLKKLPGVKGRPSGSLAEEAFPEYSRMRDGFPAWLSPMDRRLLQASVSATNYNVTVAQDGTGNFTTVSAAVAAAPNASTTRFVIYIKAGAYFENVEVDSKKPMIMFLGDGIGQTWIKGNRNVVDGWTTFRSATVAAVGSGFIAKGISFENYAGPSKHQAVAFRSGSDLSAFYNCSFVGYQDTLYVHSLRQFYRECDVYGTIDFIFGNAAVVFQNCNLYARKPNENQKNVFTAQGREDPNQNTGISILNCKVAAAADLIPVQSSFQTYLGRPWQEYSRTVYMLSYIGDLVDPAGWLEWNGTFALSTLYYGEYKNQGPGSNTSARVTWPGYRVITNATEASQFTVESFIQGNDWLNGTGIPYYSGLS